A part of Solicola gregarius genomic DNA contains:
- a CDS encoding DUF1611 domain-containing protein: MSQSVPKPVSTSARRDSTRAADALLPVGSSAVVYCEGQFGKQDGKTANGLVRHSEKYEIRSVIDSRRAGVDAGDFLDDRPNGIPVLANLAESIAHAGRVPDYLICGVAPADGLLSSAQREVLLDGISRGMHIINGLHEFLNDDVEFVAAGLAAGVTITDVRRPKEKKDLHLFSGRIFDIPCPRIAVLGTDGSIGKRTTATLLVQGLRERGIKAVMVGTGQTGLIQGGKYGVALDALVPQFCSGEVEAQVVAAYEGEHPDVIIVEGQGALSHPAYLTSAHILRGSRPAGVIVQHAPKRKVLGDFPMVAMPSLASEVALIEAFADTQVIGTAINHEFMTDHEISAAIDELELEIGVPATDPLTRPLDRLVDMVVQSFPELASALAPSVG; the protein is encoded by the coding sequence ATGTCCCAGTCTGTCCCGAAACCCGTCTCCACGAGCGCGCGCCGCGATTCAACGCGCGCCGCGGATGCCCTGCTGCCGGTCGGTTCGTCCGCGGTCGTGTACTGCGAGGGTCAGTTCGGCAAGCAGGACGGAAAGACCGCGAACGGGCTGGTACGTCACTCCGAGAAGTACGAGATCCGCAGCGTCATCGACAGCCGCCGGGCCGGCGTCGATGCAGGCGACTTCCTCGATGACCGACCCAACGGCATTCCGGTCCTCGCGAACCTGGCCGAATCCATCGCCCACGCCGGCCGCGTGCCCGACTATCTGATCTGCGGGGTTGCTCCCGCAGACGGACTGCTGTCGTCGGCCCAGCGTGAGGTACTGCTGGATGGCATCAGCCGGGGGATGCACATCATCAACGGGCTTCACGAGTTCCTCAACGACGACGTCGAGTTCGTTGCGGCCGGCCTCGCCGCCGGGGTGACGATCACCGACGTTCGCCGCCCGAAGGAGAAGAAGGACCTCCATCTCTTCAGCGGACGCATCTTCGACATCCCTTGCCCGCGTATCGCCGTGCTCGGCACCGACGGTTCGATCGGGAAGCGCACGACCGCGACCCTTCTCGTCCAAGGGCTCAGGGAGCGAGGCATCAAGGCGGTCATGGTCGGCACCGGACAGACCGGGCTCATCCAGGGTGGGAAGTACGGCGTCGCACTCGACGCACTCGTGCCGCAGTTCTGCTCCGGAGAGGTCGAGGCACAGGTGGTGGCCGCGTACGAAGGTGAGCACCCCGACGTGATCATCGTCGAAGGCCAAGGGGCACTCAGCCACCCCGCGTACCTGACCTCGGCCCATATCCTTCGCGGCAGCCGACCCGCCGGCGTCATCGTTCAGCACGCGCCGAAACGCAAGGTGCTTGGGGATTTCCCCATGGTGGCGATGCCGTCGCTGGCAAGCGAGGTAGCCCTGATCGAGGCGTTCGCCGACACACAGGTCATCGGCACCGCGATCAACCACGAGTTCATGACCGATCACGAGATCAGCGCTGCGATCGACGAACTGGAACTCGAGATCGGCGTGCCGGCAACGGACCCGTTGACCCGGCCACTCGACCGACTCGTCGACATGGTCGTACAGTCGTTCCCCGAGCTCGCATCGGCGCTCGCCCCGAGCGTAGGGTGA
- a CDS encoding fatty acid desaturase family protein: MDTQERHVSLYTNLAHAVRESGLLRRRYAYYWSRITLAVLAFGLIWAGVFMIGNSWFQLILAVALGAVITQFGFLGHDGAHRQIFDSAAWNEWTSRVLGGVFAGLSHGWWRAKHNRHHAAPNQEGKDPDIAPGALAFTRDVADSRQTGFAGWFVRRQGWLFFPLLTLEGLNLHVASVRTVLQPGAIKHQRVEAALVLSRLALYVVVLLMVLPLGKAAAFFALQMAVFGLCLGGSFAPNHKGMPIVPPTARIDFLRRQVLMSRNIRGGPVVDFAMGGLNYQIEHHLFPSMPRPNLKHVQPLVRSYCEDHGISYTEVGLLHSYRIVVDYLNNVGLRARGPFDCPLAQQLRN; this comes from the coding sequence ATGGACACTCAAGAACGACATGTAAGCCTCTACACCAACCTCGCACACGCCGTTCGTGAGAGCGGGCTGCTGCGCCGCCGGTACGCGTACTACTGGAGTCGGATCACTCTCGCCGTGCTCGCATTCGGGCTGATCTGGGCCGGGGTGTTCATGATCGGAAACTCGTGGTTCCAGCTCATCCTTGCGGTTGCGCTCGGCGCCGTCATCACGCAGTTCGGATTCCTCGGCCACGACGGCGCGCACCGGCAGATCTTCGACTCGGCCGCGTGGAACGAGTGGACCTCGCGAGTGCTCGGCGGGGTGTTCGCCGGCCTGAGCCATGGGTGGTGGCGGGCAAAGCACAACCGCCACCATGCGGCGCCGAACCAGGAAGGGAAGGATCCCGATATCGCTCCGGGAGCATTGGCCTTCACACGTGACGTTGCCGACAGCCGGCAGACCGGATTCGCCGGATGGTTCGTACGACGCCAGGGCTGGCTGTTCTTTCCGCTGCTGACACTGGAGGGGCTCAACCTCCACGTGGCCAGTGTGCGCACCGTGCTCCAACCGGGTGCGATAAAGCATCAGCGGGTCGAGGCCGCGCTCGTACTGTCGCGACTCGCGCTGTACGTCGTCGTGCTCTTGATGGTGCTCCCGCTCGGCAAGGCGGCGGCGTTCTTCGCGTTGCAGATGGCCGTATTCGGTCTGTGCCTCGGCGGATCGTTCGCCCCGAACCACAAGGGAATGCCGATCGTGCCGCCGACCGCACGGATCGACTTCCTGCGCCGGCAGGTCCTGATGTCTCGCAATATCCGCGGCGGCCCGGTCGTGGACTTTGCGATGGGCGGGCTCAACTACCAGATCGAGCATCACCTCTTCCCGAGCATGCCGCGCCCCAACCTCAAACACGTTCAGCCCCTCGTACGCAGCTACTGCGAGGACCACGGCATCAGCTACACCGAAGTCGGCCTCCTGCACTCCTATCGCATCGTCGTCGACTACCTCAACAACGTTGGCCTCCGCGCCAGGGGGCCGTTCGATTGCCCCCTCGCTCAGCAGCTTCGCAACTAG
- a CDS encoding helix-turn-helix transcriptional regulator, which yields MSHWSFITNHARVLLFIANRPDARLRDLALALDITERTAYGIVADLAEGGYIIKRRGGRRNTYQIQEDLPMPEAMGQKRTIGEVLELLAVRQESSDESDEPGSSKSARV from the coding sequence GTGAGCCACTGGAGCTTCATCACAAACCACGCCCGGGTGCTGTTGTTCATCGCCAACCGCCCGGACGCTCGGCTGCGTGATCTTGCTCTTGCCCTGGACATCACCGAGCGGACCGCGTACGGGATCGTTGCCGATCTGGCCGAAGGGGGCTACATCATCAAGAGGCGCGGTGGTCGCCGGAACACGTACCAGATCCAGGAGGACCTGCCGATGCCCGAGGCCATGGGGCAGAAGCGAACCATCGGCGAGGTGTTGGAGCTCCTGGCGGTCCGCCAAGAATCGTCCGATGAATCCGACGAACCGGGCTCCTCGAAATCGGCGCGAGTCTGA
- a CDS encoding dihydrofolate reductase family protein produces the protein MRPLRYSINVTLDGCCHHEAGLPPDEESMRYWTDAMARADALLFGRVTYEMMESAWRKPATGTWPDWMGEWEVPFAETIDRAKKYVVSSTLGGADWNAELVRGDLGQAVQRLKQEPGESLYVGGVTLPLALADLGLIDEYEFLVQPVLAGHGPTLLAGLHERIQLELVDRREFRSGAVALRYRPARVTA, from the coding sequence ATGAGACCACTTCGATACTCGATCAACGTCACGCTTGACGGATGCTGCCATCACGAGGCCGGGCTCCCGCCGGACGAGGAGTCGATGCGGTACTGGACAGATGCGATGGCACGCGCCGATGCTCTGCTATTCGGCCGGGTGACCTACGAGATGATGGAGTCGGCGTGGCGGAAGCCGGCCACGGGCACGTGGCCCGACTGGATGGGTGAGTGGGAGGTCCCGTTCGCCGAGACCATCGACCGGGCGAAGAAGTACGTTGTGTCGAGCACGCTGGGCGGCGCCGATTGGAACGCCGAACTGGTGCGAGGGGATTTGGGGCAAGCAGTTCAGCGGCTCAAGCAGGAACCAGGCGAGAGCCTGTACGTCGGCGGCGTGACGCTCCCCCTGGCGTTGGCAGATCTGGGACTGATCGACGAGTACGAGTTCCTCGTACAGCCGGTCCTCGCCGGACACGGACCGACGCTGCTCGCCGGTCTGCACGAGCGCATCCAGCTCGAGCTCGTGGATCGCCGGGAGTTCCGGTCGGGAGCGGTCGCCCTGCGATACCGACCCGCGCGAGTAACGGCCTGA
- a CDS encoding histidine phosphatase family protein: protein MLLLVRHAMPLATKAAPSGAWALTADGRAAARQLRARFPAGAHLTASCERKAWETVGGTDTHVERDARFDEIARTGEPWGGDFLRLRRRYVEGVRHAGWESHEDAAGRFHAGVVAAQDRYRDRAIVIGTHGMVLTNWLVSIGVVSTADAGGFWSDLGFPDCIEVDTVGASWRRCLIV from the coding sequence GTGCTGTTGTTGGTGCGACACGCGATGCCGCTGGCGACAAAGGCGGCTCCGTCGGGCGCCTGGGCATTGACTGCCGATGGGCGGGCGGCGGCTCGGCAGCTGCGCGCGCGTTTCCCCGCCGGTGCACATCTGACAGCGAGCTGCGAGCGCAAAGCGTGGGAGACGGTCGGCGGGACGGACACCCATGTAGAGCGAGATGCCCGTTTTGATGAGATCGCCCGGACTGGTGAGCCCTGGGGCGGCGACTTCCTGCGCCTGCGGCGGCGCTATGTCGAAGGAGTGAGGCATGCCGGCTGGGAGTCGCACGAGGACGCGGCGGGGAGGTTCCACGCCGGTGTCGTCGCCGCCCAAGATCGATACCGCGACCGGGCGATCGTGATCGGGACACACGGGATGGTGCTCACCAACTGGCTCGTCAGCATCGGCGTAGTCTCGACTGCCGATGCGGGCGGGTTCTGGTCCGACCTGGGCTTTCCCGACTGCATCGAGGTCGACACCGTTGGCGCATCGTGGCGACGGTGCCTCATCGTCTAG
- a CDS encoding dihydrofolate reductase family protein, translating into MQDLKPQIAAGKVHWAFMMSLDGFVAGPGHSMDFMAGTTTRDGLLSEYVEATGAILAGRDGYDSTTGITPYGGAWDGPIFVLTHHPEDARQKDGFTILSCPVDEAVRIGLAAAQGKNLQVHSPTIGRQLLQRGLIDEIDIHIAPVLLGDGVRLYDAPGGEIVHLQRDGTEPTLAADLRYRPSTTAAVNTPRNASPM; encoded by the coding sequence ATGCAGGATCTGAAGCCGCAGATCGCGGCGGGGAAGGTGCACTGGGCTTTCATGATGTCTTTGGACGGGTTCGTAGCCGGCCCAGGCCACTCGATGGACTTCATGGCGGGCACAACCACCCGAGATGGTCTGCTCAGTGAATACGTCGAAGCGACCGGCGCGATTCTCGCCGGGCGCGACGGCTACGACAGCACCACCGGCATCACTCCGTACGGGGGAGCGTGGGACGGGCCGATCTTCGTGCTTACCCATCATCCCGAGGATGCACGTCAGAAGGATGGCTTCACCATCCTTAGCTGCCCGGTGGACGAGGCTGTGCGTATCGGTCTAGCAGCGGCGCAGGGGAAGAACCTCCAGGTCCACTCGCCCACCATCGGACGGCAACTGCTTCAACGGGGCCTCATCGACGAGATCGATATACACATCGCGCCGGTCCTGCTCGGTGACGGCGTCCGACTTTACGATGCGCCCGGAGGCGAGATCGTGCATCTCCAACGTGACGGGACTGAACCCACGCTTGCTGCCGACCTTCGGTACCGACCGTCGACGACTGCCGCCGTGAACACCCCGCGGAATGCGAGTCCGATGTAG
- a CDS encoding DUF5994 family protein, which produces MSTPHDPTSTSESPSEARAPLRLRLAGHPGQNHLDGGWWPRSRDLPGEVADLVDQFPTGSDQIVRVVYSRPDWEPAPRHIAVDRGYVVADAFPHDDAHLIQLTMSDQRVLHVLVVPPDYSDAHGSEALLAAATRGNAHTASALLDAVRDSPDVSPTDQWNDDGGNWWGEHPVEPSFRTRAERSRARRLG; this is translated from the coding sequence ATGTCCACGCCGCACGATCCAACGTCCACATCCGAGAGCCCGTCCGAGGCCCGTGCACCACTGCGCCTACGCCTGGCCGGTCATCCGGGCCAGAATCATCTCGACGGCGGCTGGTGGCCACGAAGCCGAGACCTGCCCGGGGAGGTCGCCGACCTGGTCGACCAATTCCCGACCGGATCCGACCAGATCGTCCGGGTCGTCTACTCACGACCCGATTGGGAGCCGGCGCCGCGCCATATCGCCGTGGACCGCGGGTACGTCGTAGCCGATGCCTTTCCCCACGACGACGCGCACCTGATCCAGCTCACGATGTCGGACCAACGCGTTCTTCACGTGCTGGTCGTGCCACCCGACTACTCCGACGCGCATGGCAGCGAGGCACTCCTCGCGGCAGCCACCCGAGGCAATGCGCACACGGCGTCGGCACTGCTGGACGCCGTGCGCGACAGCCCCGACGTCAGTCCGACCGACCAGTGGAACGACGACGGCGGAAACTGGTGGGGCGAACACCCCGTCGAACCGTCATTTCGGACCAGGGCGGAGCGGAGCCGAGCTCGGCGCCTGGGCTGA
- a CDS encoding DUF5946 family protein: MRSYETSVPSYGDAMEFEACGECGATGRWGTCEQLFHVLLALDHERRQPWAAYHSVNVACYLLQHPSLASREVLAGQWSIVAIFVDEGLEAVHTLTARAVRRNNCRASGRAEIVGRPAPQAVRPVGATIEDVSVDGSFPATGYEGRIRLWADATATARAS; encoded by the coding sequence TTGCGCTCGTACGAGACGAGCGTCCCGTCGTACGGTGACGCCATGGAGTTTGAGGCCTGCGGTGAGTGCGGGGCAACGGGTCGTTGGGGGACGTGCGAGCAGCTGTTCCATGTCCTGCTTGCGCTGGATCATGAACGACGCCAACCGTGGGCCGCGTACCACTCTGTCAACGTGGCCTGCTATCTGCTCCAGCATCCGTCGCTGGCGAGTCGCGAGGTACTGGCCGGCCAATGGAGCATCGTCGCCATCTTCGTCGATGAGGGCCTGGAGGCCGTGCATACGTTGACCGCACGCGCCGTTCGGCGGAACAACTGCCGCGCGAGCGGTCGCGCCGAGATCGTCGGTCGACCAGCGCCGCAGGCGGTCCGCCCCGTTGGCGCAACCATCGAGGATGTCTCGGTCGATGGCAGCTTCCCGGCGACCGGATACGAAGGCCGCATTCGTTTGTGGGCAGACGCAACCGCAACGGCGCGCGCCAGCTGA
- a CDS encoding alanine/ornithine racemase family PLP-dependent enzyme, giving the protein MTAPRLEINLDAIAHNARTLVDRLATKGIRVTGVTKASLGSPGVAKAMLDGGVVGLGDSRVENLAVLRADGVAEPLTLIRSPMLSQVDEVVRVADVSLNTEAVVLDALATVAAHRRTTHAVILMVELGDLREGVAVDEVVELARTVDRLAGLRLVGLGTNLACHSGVVPDQQKMDELSRLVEQAETACGHVLPVVSGGNSANLDWALTTNDVGRVDELRLGESILLGTEPLYRRPIDGLQTDAFTLVAEVIEATRKPTQPWGEIAQAAFGHQPPAHSRGSIRQVVVALGRQDVDPDGITAPSGIRKLGMSSDHLVLDVGDSAVSVGDELSFQLDYSALVRAMTSPFATKIERDSRYQRPDVTVEPLSESDEPLVNPTGLRGGAAVR; this is encoded by the coding sequence GTGACCGCGCCCCGCCTGGAGATCAACCTCGACGCGATTGCCCACAATGCGCGAACCCTCGTGGATCGCCTTGCCACCAAGGGCATCCGGGTAACCGGCGTCACCAAGGCTTCGCTCGGGTCACCGGGCGTCGCGAAAGCGATGCTGGACGGGGGTGTCGTCGGGCTCGGCGACTCCCGGGTCGAGAACCTCGCCGTACTGCGCGCCGACGGAGTGGCGGAGCCGCTCACGTTGATCAGGTCGCCGATGCTCAGCCAGGTCGACGAGGTCGTACGCGTCGCCGACGTCAGCCTCAACACCGAAGCAGTCGTACTCGATGCGCTCGCAACCGTCGCCGCGCACCGACGTACCACGCATGCCGTGATCCTGATGGTGGAGCTGGGCGACTTGCGTGAGGGTGTCGCGGTCGACGAGGTGGTGGAGCTCGCCCGTACGGTTGACCGGCTCGCCGGCCTGCGGCTCGTGGGCCTCGGTACCAACCTCGCCTGCCACAGCGGAGTCGTGCCCGACCAGCAGAAGATGGATGAGTTGTCCCGGCTGGTCGAACAGGCCGAGACCGCCTGCGGGCACGTGCTCCCCGTCGTATCGGGCGGAAACTCCGCCAACCTGGACTGGGCGTTGACGACCAACGACGTCGGGCGCGTGGACGAACTCCGCCTCGGTGAGTCGATCCTGTTGGGGACCGAGCCGCTCTACCGGCGTCCGATCGACGGGCTCCAGACCGATGCCTTCACCCTGGTGGCGGAGGTGATCGAAGCGACCCGGAAGCCCACACAGCCCTGGGGCGAGATCGCACAGGCCGCATTCGGCCACCAGCCGCCCGCCCATAGCCGTGGGAGCATCCGGCAGGTGGTCGTCGCGCTCGGCCGACAAGACGTCGACCCTGACGGCATCACGGCGCCATCGGGCATCAGGAAACTCGGCATGAGCAGCGACCATCTCGTACTCGACGTCGGCGACAGCGCCGTCTCGGTCGGCGACGAGCTCAGCTTCCAACTCGACTACAGCGCCCTGGTGCGAGCAATGACGTCTCCGTTCGCAACCAAGATCGAGCGCGACTCTCGATACCAGCGGCCGGACGTGACGGTCGAGCCCTTGTCCGAGTCTGATGAGCCGCTCGTGAACCCAACTGGATTGCGCGGCGGTGCCGCCGTCAGGTGA